GCTGCAACAGACAGAAGGAATCGACGAGTCGGGCCACGGCGGAGAACAAGCTCACACGCGTTGAGCCTCCCCCAGAGGAAAGCCCTAAGTGCACGCCACCCGTAAAAGGATCATCCACCTACGACTCACGCTCATCGCATCAGTCGCCTTCGTGGTCTTCACCATCGCGTCACTGACGGCCGCCATGGGCCAAAACGACGTTGTCACTCTTGACGGGGCGATCGTCCTTACCGCCCTCAGCGCGCTCCCGTGGGTGACGTCCTACTTCCAGGAACTGAACCACAAGACCGAAGACGACCGCGCAGACCTTCTCGTCACGGAACTGCGGGAAGCCCAGCACCGCCAGGACACCAGCATTGAACGACTCAATGCCGCGCGGTCGTTCTTTCAGGACGCACGCCGCGCCAGCGAAGTAGCCTGGCGCCTCGCTGACGAAGCTGCGGCCCGCGCAGAAGAAGAGCGCGACCAGCTCCAAGCCGCGCGCCAGCAGTGGGAACTCGACCGCGAGGCCGAGCTGCTGAAAGCTTTCGCCCACGGTGTTCAGCTCGGCAAGTCCGAGTCCTGCCTCTGTGAGGCAGACGAACAGGGCGACGTGCTCAGCTTGGACCGCTACCGGAGCACTCGCCCCTCGCCGCAGCAGCCGACCCCGGAGGGCCCCATCAACTGACAGCCAGGCGAGGCCATGCGCCACGTTCACGCGTCTGCGGGAATCCTCAATGTCATTGAATCTGTGCTGCACAGAGGGGCCCCAGTGTGAGGCCATTGTGAGGCCGGACTGCTGTGAACACGTTGATATGAGTTGAATGCAAGAGGGGTGCCGCCCGGCGCTGACCTGCACAAATAGCCACCGGGCGGCAGAGGTTGGAACCCCCCGTCACAAAAGATCTTGAGCTTTTAATCCATTGGTTGTGGGTTCGAGTCCCACACGGCCTACGGGGAAATGAGCCGGGATTCCCGCTCTGACCTGTTACTTAGCGCCTCGGTTCCGCTCTGCGGACCGGGGCGCTTCGGTTTTCCCGGCCCCGTGCGTGAGAGGGGACAGCCCAAGGAGTGGCCGGCACCGACTGGGTTCGATGACCGTGGGCTCTCCTGTCCGTCCCCTCGTACGCGAGGGGTGCTGGTCGCGATCGGCGTGCGTACGCTTCCCCGCATGTCCCAGTCTCAACGAGCCGTGGTCGGCGGGGTGTTGGCCGCAGTTCTCGTGGTCGCGGTTCTCGCGGTCGAGAGCTCGTCCGGCGATTCCGTACCCGTCACCGTCCTGTCCGGGGCGCTGATGCTGGCGGGTTTCGTGGCGCTCCGCTGGCGGCGGCGACGGCCGGTGTGGGTCGCGGTGTTCGTGCTGGCCTGCAGCATGGCCTACTTCCCGCTCTCGGAACGGGATGTGCCGGTGCTGCTGGCCGCCTTCGCCTTCGCGCTGTTCACCGTCGCGGCCGAGGGCTATCTGCTCGCCGCCGCCACCCTCGCGGTGTCGACCATGCTGATGATCGCCATCTCGGAGCAGATCGGCTCCCCGGACGGCCGCCACGTGGACGACACCTCGATCTTCCTGCTGCTCGGCTGGTTCGTCGGCCTCGTCGCGGCGGGCCACGCGTACAGCACCAGGCTGGCCTATCTGCGCGAGGCCGAGCAGCGTGCACTGGCGGCGGAGCGGGAGCGCGACGCACGGGCACGGCAGTCGGCGATCGAGGAGCGGCTGCGGATCGCGCGCGAGCTGCACGACGTGCTCGGCCACAACATCTCGCTGATCAACGTGCAGTCGAGCGCCGCCATGCACCGGCACGCCAAGGGCAGGACCGGCGCGGCCGAGATGGCGCCCGCGATGGAGGCCATCCGGGACACCAGCCGCGAGGCGCTGCGCGAACTGCGGGCCACGCTCGGCGTGCTCCGGCAGGTGGACGAGGCGGCGCCGACCGTCCCCGCCGACGCCGGACTGACAGAGATCGCCGGGCTGGCGGACCGGGCGTCCACGGCCGGACTCTCGGTGCGTACGGTGATGGAGGTACCGCGGGAGGTGCCGCGGCTGCCTCCCCAGGTGGGGCTGGCGGCGTACCGGATCGTGCAGGAGTCGCTGACGAACATCGTGCGGCACGCGGAGGCGACGGAGGCGGTGGTCACGGTACGGCTGGAGCACGACGGCGGCGCTGCCGACGACGGCGGTGACACGAGCGTGCGCGTACGCATCGAGGACAACGGCAAGGGCATGCCCGGCGTACGCGACGGCGCGGGCCGGCACGGTGCCACCGGCCTCGGCGGCAGCGGACTGGGCGGCATGGCCGAACGGGCACGGGCCCTCGGCGGCGAGTTGACGGCGGAGAACATCCCCGGCCGCACCGGAGGCATCTCCGGCTTCCGGGTGGAGGCACGGATTCCGGTGGAGGACGGTAGATGATCAGGGTTGTGCTGGCCGATGACCAGCGACTCGTGCGGGCCGGGTTCCGCTCGATACTCGACGACGAGGACGACATCGAGGTCGTCGGCGAGGCCGCGAACGGTGTGGAGGCCGTACGCCTCGCCCGCGAACTGCGGCCGGATGTCGTCCTCATGGACATCCGGATGCCGGAGAAGGACGGCCTCGAGGCCACCGGTGAGATCGTCGGCGACCAGCGGCTGGAGGGCGTACGGGTGGTCATCCTCACCACCTTCGACGTCGACGACCACGTGTACGGGGCGCTGCGCGCCGGCGCCTCGGGCTTCCTGGTCAAGGACACCGAACCGATGGAACTGCTGCACGGCGTACGGGTCGCCGCGCGCGGCGACGCACTGATCGCCCCGACCGTGACGCGGCGCCTGATCGCGGAGTTCGCGGGCCGCGTCAAGCGCCCCGAGCCGAGCACCCGGCTCAACAGCCTCACCCAGCGGGAGCGCGAGGTGATGGGCCTGGTCGGTGCGGGGCTGACCAACGACGAGATCGCCCAGCGGCTCGTACTGAGCCCGGCAACGGCGAAGACCCATGTGAGCCGGGTGATGACGAAGCTGGACGTCCGAGACCGCGCCCAACTGGTCGTCCTGGCCTACGAGTCCGGGATGATCACCCCAGGCTGGCTGGGATAGCCGTATCGAGTTGACGTCGGCCGTCACGGTCGTCCGGCCGCCTGAGCAGGCCGGGGCGATCTTCGCCGACGTCCGCAAGTTCACGCCGACGTCCTCGAGTTCATGTCGACGTCCTCAAGTTCCCTTACTTCGTTACCGACATGGCCCTCATGCCGGAGGCGTGGGCGGCCCGTGACGGTGCTCGGCATGCGCCATGCCCGAGTTGCTCTGTCGGGTGGGCTGTGACATTCACATTCCGCATGCCATGAGTGCCCAGTGCCTCGGGGCGGCCGCAACTCCCGTGGTACGGCGCCTCTTTCGGACGCAACTCCTGGGGTACGCCGGGTCGTGACCCCAGGCTGACGCGGCGCACCAAGCCGTCACCGCACTGTGTTCCCAGGTCGAGGGACCGGGAGCACAGAAGGGGGTGGCGGCGGTGGACTCGTCGGTGGAAGCGGTGGTCGGAGCGCTCGCGATCGGGCTGCTCGGCTTCTTCACCGTCGGCTACTTCGTCGTGGTCGGTGCCGGGCTTGGCCTGGGCATGCTGCTGCCCTGGCTGGCCCACGACCCGCGCGAAAGGCGGCAGGTGCTGGCCGCCTCGGCACGCGGTGGCGCCGCGTGGCTGGTCGCCGCGGCCGGGGTGCTCCTGACCTGTCTGCCGCAGATGGCGGGGGAGTTGCTCCGTGAGCGTTGTCCTGCCCTCCTCGTGCTGCTGCTCGGCCTGGCCGTGCGCCGTGCGGGTCTGCTGCGCGCCAACCAGGCGTCGGTGTACGGGTGTTGGCTGACGGTGCTCGGCTGGAGCTGGCTGCTGGCCTCGCTGCTCACCGGCCGAACGACCGGGGCGACCGGTACGACGGCCGCCGGGACGGTGGCCGTCGTGGCGCTCGCCGTGGCCCTGCTGTTCGCCCTGCACGGGCTGGGTTTCGGGACTCTGCGGCTCACCGGCAGGCCCTTTGAGCGGGCCCGGCTGCTGGCGGGCCGCGGCAGCTCACGCGAGTTGTACGCGCTGACCGCCGTGGCGATGGTGGCGCTGCCGCTGGTCTGCGGCCTCCAACTGCCGCTGTGGGATGCGGCGGTGGACGGGCCGGTGGGCGGGTCGCCGACGTGGCTGGCATGGCTGCCGTGGGTGGTCGTGCCGCTGCTGGCGGCCGTCGCGGCGCTGCTGACCGTCGCGCGGACGCAGGCCCGGCGCACCTTCCCGGACACTCTCCGCCCCGCCTTCCGCTCGGCCCTTCGAGGCACCCGACGGGGTGGCCCGCGGGGCGGGACGGGCGGTGGTGCGCCGTAGGGCGCGCGGAGGACCCGCGCAGCACAGGACTTCACAGCCTCGGAGATCCGGATCGCGGATTCGCCGACGAAGACGCCGACGAAGACGAAGACGACGCCGACGAAGACGACGACGAAGGCGACGAGACGAACATGCGTAGAGACACGGAGGAGCCGTCATGAGCAACGCACGGACCGGGCCGCGGGCCCACGGAGACACGGCCGGAGGAGGGCCGAAGAGGCCGGGGATCTTCGAGCGGATCGCCGCCTTCTCCTTCCGCCACAAGTGGCGGGCGCTGGTGCTGTGGGCCGCGGTGCTCATCGGAGTACAGGCGCTGTCCATGGTGGTGGGCAACGACTACCGCAACGACTTCTCCCTTCCGGGCACCGAGTCCCACCAGGCGCAGCGGACGTTGGAGGAGAAGGGCGCCGCGCAGGCGGGCGACAGCATCCAGATCGTCGTCCGGGACGAGGAGGGCCTGCGGACCGCCGCGCATGAGAAGCGCGTCGCGGCGATGCTGAAGAAGGTCGCCGCACAGGACAGCGTCACCGCGGTGGTGAGCCCGTACGACGACAAGTCCGCCGTCTCCCGCGACGGCACCATCGGCTACGCGACCGTCACCCTGGACGGCCTGGCCGAAGAGGTGCCCAAGGAGGAACGGGTCGAACTCATCGACACGGCCCAGGAGTTCGAGGGCGACGGGCTGCGGGTCGAGCTGGGCGGCGACGCCATCCGCAACGCGGAGGAAGGTGAGGGCGGCGCCGCCGAGGGTGCGGGCATGCTGGGCGCGCTGATCATCCTGGTCTTCCTGTTCGGCTCGGTGGTCGCGGCCGGACTGCCGGTGATCACGGCGCTGTTCGCGGTGGGCAGCACCATGGGGCTGATCGTGATGGCCTCGCACTTCGTGACCCTCGCGGACTTCACCCCGCCGCTGATGATGCTGGTCGGGCTGGGGGTCGGCATCGACTACGCGCTGCTGATCTTCTCCCGGTATCGCACGGAGCTGCTCGTCGAGGCGGCCCGGGACGGTTCCCTCGCAGGCGGCGGCGGTGCCGGTGAGGGCAACGACCGGGCTTCCCGCAAGGCCGCCGACCGCGCCAGCCGCCCCGGGCAGGAGCGTGCCGCACGCGTCGCGCTGGACGCGGCGGGCCGTACCGTCTTCTTCGCGGGCTGCACGGTCATCATCGCACTGCTCGGCATGTACGCGCTCGGTCTCGGCTCGCTCCAGGGCGTGGCCCTGGCGATGGCCCTGACCGTGCTCGTCACCATGATCGCCTCGCTGACGCTGCTCCCCGCGCTGCTGAGCGCCTTCGGCGGCCGTATCCGGCGCAATGTGCTCAAGCGGGCCCGCGGGCAGGCGGCCCGTGGCCGCAAGGAGGAGGGCACGGCTTGGCGCCGCTGGGGCGGCGGCGTGCAGCGGCATCCGTGGGCGGCGCTGCTGGTCGCCGTGGTGGCCCTGGGCGCGCTGGCCGCACCCGCGCTGAACATGCGGCTCGGTTTCGCGGACGCCGGCAACGACGCGGAGTCCACCACCAGCCGCCAGGCGTACGACCTGCTCGCGGAGGGCTTCGGGCCCGGCTTCAACGGCCCGCTGATCGTCGTCGCGGACGGCGAGGAGAAGGGCGAGCCGGTCAAGGACGCGGCGGGCACGCTCCGTACGACGCTCGAGGACA
This is a stretch of genomic DNA from Streptomyces sp. NA04227. It encodes these proteins:
- a CDS encoding response regulator transcription factor; this translates as MIRVVLADDQRLVRAGFRSILDDEDDIEVVGEAANGVEAVRLARELRPDVVLMDIRMPEKDGLEATGEIVGDQRLEGVRVVILTTFDVDDHVYGALRAGASGFLVKDTEPMELLHGVRVAARGDALIAPTVTRRLIAEFAGRVKRPEPSTRLNSLTQREREVMGLVGAGLTNDEIAQRLVLSPATAKTHVSRVMTKLDVRDRAQLVVLAYESGMITPGWLG
- a CDS encoding sensor histidine kinase, with the protein product MSQSQRAVVGGVLAAVLVVAVLAVESSSGDSVPVTVLSGALMLAGFVALRWRRRRPVWVAVFVLACSMAYFPLSERDVPVLLAAFAFALFTVAAEGYLLAAATLAVSTMLMIAISEQIGSPDGRHVDDTSIFLLLGWFVGLVAAGHAYSTRLAYLREAEQRALAAERERDARARQSAIEERLRIARELHDVLGHNISLINVQSSAAMHRHAKGRTGAAEMAPAMEAIRDTSREALRELRATLGVLRQVDEAAPTVPADAGLTEIAGLADRASTAGLSVRTVMEVPREVPRLPPQVGLAAYRIVQESLTNIVRHAEATEAVVTVRLEHDGGAADDGGDTSVRVRIEDNGKGMPGVRDGAGRHGATGLGGSGLGGMAERARALGGELTAENIPGRTGGISGFRVEARIPVEDGR
- a CDS encoding MMPL family transporter, translated to MSNARTGPRAHGDTAGGGPKRPGIFERIAAFSFRHKWRALVLWAAVLIGVQALSMVVGNDYRNDFSLPGTESHQAQRTLEEKGAAQAGDSIQIVVRDEEGLRTAAHEKRVAAMLKKVAAQDSVTAVVSPYDDKSAVSRDGTIGYATVTLDGLAEEVPKEERVELIDTAQEFEGDGLRVELGGDAIRNAEEGEGGAAEGAGMLGALIILVFLFGSVVAAGLPVITALFAVGSTMGLIVMASHFVTLADFTPPLMMLVGLGVGIDYALLIFSRYRTELLVEAARDGSLAGGGGAGEGNDRASRKAADRASRPGQERAARVALDAAGRTVFFAGCTVIIALLGMYALGLGSLQGVALAMALTVLVTMIASLTLLPALLSAFGGRIRRNVLKRARGQAARGRKEEGTAWRRWGGGVQRHPWAALLVAVVALGALAAPALNMRLGFADAGNDAESTTSRQAYDLLAEGFGPGFNGPLIVVADGEEKGEPVKDAAGTLRTTLEDTTGIAAVSPAIPTKDPSVALLIAYPASAPQAEATSDLVGSLRDDILPRVERETGTRFLVGGATAAAEDFSLKVQDRISVFVAIVVGLSALLLMAVFRSVLIPLKAAVLNLLSIGASLGAVTLVFQEGWFGVQPGPVEAFIPVMIFAIVFGLSMDYEVFLLSRIHEEWENTKDPSHAVREGLAHTGKVITAAAAIMIVVFAAFILSPERMLQQFGLGLAVAILLDAVLIRCLIVPAVMQLLGRRAWWLPAPLGRLLPRVEIERHEQRGPESGESAPEAPGQGAPEAPGQGAYADPGLRR
- a CDS encoding cytochrome d ubiquinol oxidase subunit II, translated to MDSSVEAVVGALAIGLLGFFTVGYFVVVGAGLGLGMLLPWLAHDPRERRQVLAASARGGAAWLVAAAGVLLTCLPQMAGELLRERCPALLVLLLGLAVRRAGLLRANQASVYGCWLTVLGWSWLLASLLTGRTTGATGTTAAGTVAVVALAVALLFALHGLGFGTLRLTGRPFERARLLAGRGSSRELYALTAVAMVALPLVCGLQLPLWDAAVDGPVGGSPTWLAWLPWVVVPLLAAVAALLTVARTQARRTFPDTLRPAFRSALRGTRRGGPRGGTGGGAP